The following proteins are encoded in a genomic region of Acipenser ruthenus chromosome 4, fAciRut3.2 maternal haplotype, whole genome shotgun sequence:
- the LOC117400762 gene encoding clavesin-1-like — protein MTHLQAGLCPETIEKARLELNENLDTLHQDIQQVRDMVITRPDIGFLRTDDAFILRFLRARKCNQMETFKLLAQYFQYRQQNLDMFKSFKADDPGIKRALMDGFPGVLENLDQYGRKILILFASNWDQSRNYFVDILRAILLSLEVLIEDPELQINGFTLIIDWSNFSFKQASKLTPTILKLAIEGLQDSFPARFGGIHFVNQPWYIHALYTIIKPFLKDKTRKRIFLHGNNLNSLHQLIFPECLPSEFGGTLPPYDMGTWARTLLGPDYNDETEYTHTYNALHVKQVLGNSARDCSPKHMKRSQSVVEPGTLKHKERDDENTQPLLALD, from the exons atgaccCATTTGCAAGCTGGTCTTTGTCCTGAAACTATAGAGAAAGCTCGTTTGGAACTAAATGAGAACCTGGACACTTTACATCAGGATATACAGCAGGTCAGAGACATGGTCATCACAAGACCCGATATAGGTTTTCTGCGAACAGACGATGCTTTCATTTTAAGGTTCCTTAGAGCAAGGAAATGTAATCAAATGGAGACCTTCAAACTGCTTGCTCAGTATTTTCAATACCGTCAGCAGAATTTGGACATGTTTAAAAGCTTCAAGGCAGACGATCCTGGGATCAAACGAGCGTTGATGGATGGCTTTCCTGGCGTCTTAGAAAACCTTGATCAATACGGCAGGAAGATCCTAATCCTCTTTGCATCTAACTGGGACCAGAGTAG GAACTATTTTGTTGACATCCTAAGGGCCATCCTGCTCTCTTTGGAAGTCCTGATTGAAGACCCAGAACTGCAAATCAATGGCTTCACCTTAATAATAGACTGGAGCAACTTCTCCTTTAAACAAGCATCCAAACTCACCCCCACCATACTCAAACTGGCCATTGAAGGGCTACAG GACAGTTTCCCTGCTCGCTTTGGAGGAATCCATTTCGTTAATCAGCCTTGGTACATTCATGCGCTGTACACCATAATAAAGCCGTTCCTTAAAGACAAGACCAGGAAACGG atttTTCTTCATGGAAACAATTTGAACAGTTTGCATCAACTAATCTTTCCGGAGTGCCTGCCTTCAGAATTTGGGGGCACTCTACCCCCTTATGACATGGGAACTTGGGCCCGGACATTATTAGGACCAGACTATAACGACGAAACAGAATACACTCACACATACAACGCATTGCATGTGAAGCAAGTGCTGGGAAACTCTGCAAGAGATTGTTCTCCCAAACACATGAAAAG